A genomic segment from Candidatus Cloacimonadota bacterium encodes:
- a CDS encoding DUF6266 family protein has protein sequence MARLRAGILGKVSGKVANVVAGNWRGINYVRERVTPANPRSANQTAVRESFALLVLLGRATMSQYIRTYWDKLASGKPFTGWSKFIGTNQKTIAGTTSWENIKFSTGDLEQLKSLNISAKEADRKVACNWSKNCVSNGAVTDSVIVNVYSEKNEFLYSQDSAVTRDDEIVVVSISDITLGDILFVYADCYNANGKYTTTIGTKVTVI, from the coding sequence ATGGCACGACTTAGAGCAGGAATTCTCGGGAAAGTTTCCGGGAAAGTAGCAAATGTAGTAGCAGGAAATTGGAGAGGAATAAATTATGTCAGGGAAAGAGTAACACCTGCCAATCCTCGTTCAGCAAATCAAACAGCGGTAAGAGAATCATTTGCATTGTTAGTTCTTTTGGGTAGAGCTACAATGTCGCAATATATCCGCACTTATTGGGATAAATTAGCAAGCGGAAAGCCATTCACTGGTTGGTCAAAATTTATAGGCACGAACCAAAAAACAATCGCAGGAACTACCAGCTGGGAAAATATCAAGTTTTCGACAGGAGACCTTGAACAACTGAAATCTTTAAATATTTCAGCAAAAGAAGCTGATAGAAAAGTAGCTTGTAATTGGTCAAAAAATTGTGTTTCAAATGGTGCTGTAACTGATTCAGTTATTGTGAATGTTTATTCTGAAAAAAATGAATTCTTATATTCGCAAGACTCAGCAGTTACAAGAGATGATGAAATTGTAGTGGTCTCAATTTCAGATATTACATTAGGTGACATTTTATTTGTTTACGCAGATTGCTATAATGCAAACGGAAAATACACAACCACAATAGGCACAAAAGTTACGGTAATATAA
- a CDS encoding tyrosine-type recombinase/integrase: MHQFLFESGIRPSELFSISGNSSLYFNGSFTYIQGKTKFIRSFQISDSLLQQLRIYRNTRGNFARNFRTYKMLKRDLTRDIFFIFSYLCGKKKLYYFRYLFTLNLLKEHKTPIEIMKALGHIELASTYRYIRTAEKIEHEQQKTGGTHGTT, from the coding sequence ATGCATCAATTTTTATTCGAAAGTGGAATACGTCCTTCAGAATTGTTCAGCATATCCGGCAACAGCAGTTTATACTTCAATGGAAGTTTTACATACATTCAGGGAAAAACGAAATTCATTAGGAGCTTTCAAATTTCCGATTCATTACTTCAACAGCTCCGAATTTACAGGAACACAAGAGGAAACTTTGCCCGCAATTTTCGCACATATAAAATGTTAAAAAGAGACCTTACCAGAGACATTTTTTTCATATTTTCTTATCTATGCGGGAAGAAAAAACTATACTATTTCCGCTATCTTTTCACACTTAATTTACTGAAAGAACACAAGACACCAATAGAAATTATGAAAGCACTCGGACATATTGAATTAGCGTCAACATATCGCTATATCCGAACAGCTGAAAAAATAGAACACGAACAACAAAAAACAGGGGGAACACATGGCACGACTTAG